Proteins found in one Arachis stenosperma cultivar V10309 chromosome 8, arast.V10309.gnm1.PFL2, whole genome shotgun sequence genomic segment:
- the LOC130945925 gene encoding protein MAIN-LIKE 1-like: MGDDPERLYRLDGVAHIAGVINDEPQQCIASMRRQQGMRLDDRYVLYLQMAGLYHLARLNDRWFRLDEPLVSAFVERWRPETHIFHMPFGECTITLPRVAWCRGVHGSDPIRISAETFGECPEGADEETVRRYARAYIMMLLGTQLFADKSGNRVHSRWLPYMARIEEMGGYSWGSAALTWLYRCMCRVANRHVVKLAGPLQLLQSWILWHFLGFRPAGYDTFSWPLASRWAGHNPSASEKGPRLQMWRLRIDLLQTGDFIWMPYSSPDVLQVVHPEVLEPRHTVLWRCVTALIYFAVIEWH; this comes from the exons ATGGGGGACGATCCGGAAAGACTATATCGTTTGGATGGAGTTGCTCATATAGCCGGGGTCATCAACGACGAG CCCCAGCAATGCATCGCTAGCATGCGGCGGCAGCAGGGCATGCGACTCGACGACAGGTACGTTCTGTACTTGCAGATGGCGGGATTATATCATCTTGCGAGACTGAACGATAGATGGTTCAGATTGGATGAGCCCCTTGTCAGTGCTTTCGTCGAGCGGTGGCGTCCAGAGACGCACATATTTCACATGCCGTTCGGGGAGTGCACGATCACACTACCAAGAGTTGCTtggtgtaggggtgttcatggaTCGGATCCGATCCGCATATCCGCG GAGACATTCGGAGAGTGCCCCGAGGGAGCCGACGAGGAGACAGTCAGGCGCTATGCTCGTGCCTATATCATGATGCTGTTGGGCACTCAGTTGTTTGCCGACAAGTCCGGCAACCGTGTTCACAGTAGGTGGCTACCCTACATGGCTAGGATTGAGGAGATGGGTGGCTACAGCTGGGGGTCGGCAGCACTAACGTGGTTGTACCGGTGCATGTGTCGAGTGGCCAACAGACATGTGGTGAAGTTAGCCGGCCCGTTACAGTTACTTCAATCTTGGATCTTGTGGCACTTTCTTGGGTTTAGACCTGCTGGGTATGATACGTTCAGCTGGCCCTTGGCCTCGAG GTGGGCAGGTCACAATCCTTCCGCTAGCGAGAAGGGACCTCGGCTGCAGATGTGGAGGCTGAGGATAGACCTGTTACAGACTGGGGAT TTTATTTGGATGCCGTATAGCTCTCCCGACGTCCTTCAGGTTGTGCATCCGGAGGTGTTGGAGCCTCGTCATACGGTGTTATGGCGGTGTGTGACGGCATTGATATATTTTGCCGTCATAGAGTGGCATTAA
- the LOC130945927 gene encoding (-)-germacrene D synthase-like: CAHFRPNIWGDLFLQYHNSHPLLLEVPDDNTKQQAQKLREEVKVQLSSDNDILQKLNIIDSIQRLDISYHFEHEIEKAINQIYINFTNNNFVIPKEGGIHFHALLFRLLRQKGYQISSDVFNKFKNSEGRFKEIIAQDVEGIWSLYEATQLRVHGEAILEEAHDFTYTKLKSITNQLSESLAVQINQSLKQPLHKAVPRIGTRAYMSFYEEDPSHNKFLLTFAKLDFNMLQKLHQTEVGNITKWWKNGEFSTKIPYARERVVEAYFWPLAISCDPKYSTARMLMTKLVVCISFLDDTYDAYGTLQELELFTQAIQRWDISLIKSLPECMKAVFNTILEMWDEIESMTSKDEISGLVLQHIKQEFFNLAQSYLIEAKWCHGGYIPTYDEYKVNGAISSTLPLQIIAFLGLAGFATKEVFDWIMSDPKIVKAVSLIGRLMDDMGSHKFEQQREHVASAVECCMKQYDLSQEEANKLIVKEIRDYWKDINEECLKSNNIPRPVLDSIVNFARITEFTYSNFEDKYTNIELLREYVVELLLDPIVF, from the exons TGTGCACATTTTCGACCCAACATTTGGGGAGATTTGTTCCTTCAATATCACAATTCACATCCATTATTATTG GAAGTACCAGATGACAATACGAAGCAACAAGCTCAAAAGCTGAGAGAGGAAGTGAAGGTGCAGCTCTCTTCAGATAATGatattttacaaaaattaaatatcattgATTCAATTCAACGTTTAGATATATCTTATCATTTTGAACATGAAATTGAGAAAGCAATCAATCAAATCTACATTAACTTTACCAACAATAACTTTGTTATCCCAAAAGAAGGTGGAATTCACTTTCACGCATTACTCTTTCGTTTGCTCAGACAAAAAGGATATCAAATTTCATCAG ATGTATTTAACAAATTCAAGAATAGTGAAGGAAGATTCAAAGAAATAATTGCTCAAGATGTTGAAGGAATATGGAGTTTATATGAGGCTACACAATTGAGAGTTCATGGAGAAGCTATATTAGAAGAAGCACATGATTTCACATACACTAAACTAAAGTCCATAACCAATCAATTGAGTGAATCTCTTGCCGTACAAATCAACCAGAGCTTAAAACAACCTCTTCACAAGGCAGTTCCAAGGATAGGAACAAGGGCATATATGTCTTTTTATGAAGAAGATCCTTCTCATAACAAATTTCTTTTAACTTTTGCAAAATTAGATTTCAACATGCTACAGAAGTTGCATCAAACTGAAGTTGGTAATATCACCAA GTGGTGGAAAAATGGCGAGTTTTCGACAAAGATCCCTTATGCCAGAGAAAGAGTGGTTGAAGCATATTTTTGGCCATTAGCCATATCCTGTGATCCAAAATATAGCACTGCAAGAATGTTGATGACCAAATTGGTTGTATGCATTTCTTTTCTCGATGATACTTATGATGCCTATGGTACACTCCAAGAACTTGAGCTCTTCACACAGGCAATCCAAAG GTGGGATATTAGTCTCATTAAATCTCTTCCGGAATGCATGAAAGCCGTATTTAATACAATTTTAGAAATGTGGGATGAAATTGAGTCAATGACTTCAAAGGATGAAATTTCAGGTTTGGTGTTGCAACATATTAAACAAGAG TTTTTTAACTTGGCACAATCCTACTTGATTGAAGCAAAATGGTGCCATGGGGGCTATATTCCAACATACGATGAGTATAAAGTTAATGGAGCTATATCTTCTACATTGCCACTTCAGATCATAGCTTTTCTTGGTTTGGCAGGATTCGCAACAAAAGAAGTGTTTGATTGGATAATGAGTGATCCAAAAATTGTAAAAGCTGTGTCACTTATTGGCAGACTCATGGATGATATGGGCTCACATAAG TTTGAGCAGCAAAGAGAACATGTTGCTTCTGCTGTTGAATGCTGCATGAAACAATACGATCTTTCTCAAGAAGAGGCCAACAAACTCATTGTAAAGGAGATCAGAGATTATTGGAAGGATATAAACGAAGAATGTCTCAAATCAAACAATATCCCAAGACCCGTGCTTGATTCTATTGTTAATTTTGCTCGTATAACTGAGTTTACATACTCAAACTTTGAGGATAAATACACAAACATTGAACTGCTAAGAGAATATGTTGTTGAACTACTTTTGGATCCAATTGTCTTCTAG
- the LOC130945928 gene encoding uric acid degradation bifunctional protein TTL-like: MNIVTLWKLEENDLFVCASSFFFIHSIQEASPFSSLDHATAFARDLWFNKSPIRSWLDAFSAHRHIGEAISRAPNELISELNQFGAKYRKKFGFEFLTTTNRGHSYKILEEVKARCDNNLIVELDIASREEFILIERGLTKLWERLSQEKIQEDTDETGEVVQDSMEAEVGHSNSSDEVVSTGPTAAMINYDLNKTPEENESIGVHV; this comes from the exons ATGAACATTGTTACTCTAT GGAAATTGGAAGAGAATGACCTCTTTGTCTGCGCCAGCAGCTTCTTTTTCATCCACTCGATACAAGAGGCTTCTCCATTCTCTTCCCTTGATCATGCAACTGCATTCGCTCGAGATTTATGGTTCAACAAGTCGCCTATAAGATCATGGCTGGATGCATTCTCCGCACACAGGCACATCGGTGAAGCTATTAGTCGAGCGCCTAACGAACTTATTTCG GAGCTGAATCAATTCGGAGCAAAGTACCGGAAGAAATTTGGCTTCGAATTCCTCACAACTACAAATAGGGGACATTCATATAAAATACTCGAGGAGGTGAAG GCCCGATGCGATAATAATCTCATAGTTGAACTCGATATTGCATCCCGGGAGGAATTCATTTTGATAGAAAGAGGACTTACTAAGCTATGGGAAC GACTATCTCAAGAGAAGATTCAAGAGGACACAGATGAGACAGGGGAGGTAGTTCAAGACTCGATGGAAGCAGAAGTCGGGCACAGCAACAGTTCCGACGAGGTTGTGTCGACCGGACCCACGGCTGCCATGATAAATTACGACCTCAATAAGACGCCAGAGGAGAATGAGAGCATTGGAGTTCATGTGTAG